A stretch of Triticum aestivum cultivar Chinese Spring chromosome 1D, IWGSC CS RefSeq v2.1, whole genome shotgun sequence DNA encodes these proteins:
- the LOC123180667 gene encoding mRNA cap guanine-N7 methyltransferase 1 → MNKRPRDEPSSSLASAQKRQFGAGGGGGYGGQQGYSEERNSARRVADHYSARSNQTLEERENSPIIHLKKLNNWIKSVLVQLYARPGDCVLDLACGKGGDLIKWDKARVGYYVGVDIAEGSIKDCMTRYNGDADQQRRKKFSFPARLICADCYETRLDEYLCEDAPFDICSCQFAMHYSWSTEARARQALANISALLRPGGTFIGTMPDANVIIKRLRETDGMEFGNSVYWITFGEEYNEKKFPASRPFGIKYKFHLEDAVDCPEWVVPFHLFKLLAEEYDLELVLMKNFHEFVHEYLQKPEFADLMRRLGALGDGRSVQSTLSQDEWEVSYLYLAFVLRKRGPPPSQRRANNANRGKTFLAEEDIEFLSI, encoded by the exons ATGAACAAGCGGCCTCGCGACgagccctcctcctccctcgcctccgCCCAAAAGCGCCAGTTCGGCGCAG gcggcggcggcggctatggggGACAACAAGGGTACTCGGAGGAGCGGAACAGCGCGCGGCGGGTGGCGGACCACTACAGCGCCCGATCGAATCAGACGCTCGAGGAGCGCGAGAACAGCCCCATTATCCACCTCAAGAAGCTCAACAACTGG ATAAAGAGCGTCCTGGTCCAGCTGTATGCGCGTCCAGGAGACTGCGTTCTAGATCTTGCTTGTGGCAAG GGAGGGGATTTGATAAAGTGGGATAAGGCCAGGGTTGGCTATTATGTAGGCGTTGATATTGCAGAAGGCTCG ATAAAAGATTGTATGACCCGTTATAACGGTGATGCTGATCAACAGCGAAGGAAGAAGTTCAGCTTTCCTGCACGGCTTATTTGTGCTGATTGTTACGAG ACTCGTCTGGATGAGTATCTATGTGAGGATGCTCCATTTGACATATGCAGCTGCCAG TTTGCAATGCACTACTCGTGGTCAACTGAAGCACGTGCAAGACAAGCCCTTGCTAATATATCTGCATTGCTTCGTCCTGGAGGCACTTTCATTGGAACGATGCCTGATGCTAATGTCATTATTAAAAGGCTAAGAGAAA CTGACGGGATGGAGTTTGGAAACAGTGTTTACTGGATTACCTTTGGTGAAGAGTACAACGAAAAG AAATTCCCCGCATCCAGGCCTTTTGGAATCAAGTACAAGTTTCATTTAGAG GACGCAGTTGATTGCCCGGAGTGGGTTGTTCCATTCCATCTCTTCAAACTACTGGCAGAGGAG TATGATTTAGAGCTGGTTCTAATGAAGAACTTCCACGAATTTGTACATGAGTACTTGCAAAAGCCTGAGTTTGCTGATCTCATGCGAAGGCTGGGTGCTCTTGGTGATGGACGATCGGTCCAAA GCACACTATCGCAAGATGAGTGGGAAGTGTCCTATCTCTACCTCGCATTTGTTCTGCGTAAG CGAGGCCCTCCACCCTCCCAGCGGAGAGCCAACAATGCTAACAGAGGGAAGACGTTCCTTGCTGAGGAGGACATCGAGTTTCTTAGCATATAA